TCACGGTCAGGCAGCGGTTGAGCAGCATCACGCCGGCGTCGGCCCACGGGGAGAGGTCGCCGGTGGTGGGCTGGGCGACGCCGAGGTCGTCGACCAGCTCGCGGTAGATGTTGACCAGGCTCCTGGGCGGCGCCACGCCCGGCGCGACGGAGAAGCTCAGCCCCACGGGGTGGCCGGGCGTCGGGTAGGGGTCCTGCCCCACGACCAGCACCTTGACCTCGGCGAGGGGTCGCTGGAAGGCGCGCAGCACGTGGTCGCCGGCGGGCAGGTAGCCGCGCCCCGCAGCCAGCTCGTCGCGCAGGAACCCGCCCATCCGGGCGATCTGCTCCTCGACCGGTGCCAGCGCCTCGGCCCAGTCGGCGGCGACGAGGCCGCGCTCGGTCAGGGACGCCAGGGTGCTCATCGCGCCAGCCTAGGAGGTGGCCGGACACCAGGACGGGCCGGCGGCCTGGGCTCCCTCCCAAGGGGCTCCCAGGGCCACCGGCCCGGTGTCCCGGACCTGGCGGAGGTCCGGGCGTCGTGGTGGTGCTCAGGCCAGGAAGGCCAGCACCTCGCGGTTGAACTCCTCCGCGTGGCTCACGTTGAAGCCGTGCGGGCCGTCCTGCACCACGTGCAGCCGGGCGCCGGCGACGGCCCTGGCCGTGCGCTCGCCGGAGACCTCGAACGGCACCGTGGCGTCGCCGTCGCCGTGGATGACCAGCGTCGGCACGGTGACCTTGGCCAGGTCGGCGCGGAAGTCGGTGGTGCCGAACGCCGCGATGCAGTCGACCAGCGCCCGGTCCTCGGCCTTGGCCTCCAGGGCCAGCGCCTCCTGGCGCTGCTCCTCGGTCACCTTCAGCTCGCCGCCGGAGGAGAAGAAGTCGGTGGTGAAGCCGTCGAGGAAGCCCTCGCGGTCGTCGCGGGCGCCCTGCTGCATGCCCTCGACGTCCTCGGGGGCGAGGCCGCCCTCGGGGTTGTCGTCGGTCTTGAGCAGGTACGGCGGGACGGCGGCCGCGAAGACGGCGGCGCGCACCCGGTCCTCGCCGAAGGTGCCGATGTAGCGGGCGATCTCGCCGCCGCCCATCGAGAACCCGACCAGGGCCACGTCCCGCAGGTCGAGGGCCTCGAGGAGACCGGCGAGGTCCGCGGCGAACGTGTCGTAGTCGTGGCCCGAGCCGGGCTTGTCGGAGTCACCGAAGCCACGGCGGTCGTAGGTGATCACGCGGTGGCCGGCCTCGGCGAAGGCCGGCACCTGCTCGGACCACGAGGCGCCGCTGAGCGGCCAGCCGTGGATGAGGACGACGGGGCGCCCGTCACCGCCGGTGTCGTCGTAGTTGAGCGAGATCCCGTTGGCAGTCACCTGGGGCACGTCATCACCTTTTCTCCGAGGGGGGTCGTGGACCGGCACACGTGTGCACCGCGGTCCTGGTCGTACCCCGCGCCCCCGCGGGACTAACGCCTCGCCCCAGAAGTCGTACGACGTTCAACCAGTCGTCACCCGGTGGGCGGCTCGGCCGCCACCCCGCGCAGCGGACGCTGCAGCCGGTCGAGGAAGCGGCTCAGCAGCGCCTCGCGCAGGTCGGGGGAGGCCAGGTCGAGCAGCGCGTTGACCTCGGCCATCTCGGTCGGGAGCTCCGAGCCGTCGCCCGCCATGCCCACCGCCGCGAGCAGCC
This genomic interval from Nocardioides scoriae contains the following:
- a CDS encoding uracil-DNA glycosylase, encoding MSTLASLTERGLVAADWAEALAPVEEQIARMGGFLRDELAAGRGYLPAGDHVLRAFQRPLAEVKVLVVGQDPYPTPGHPVGLSFSVAPGVAPPRSLVNIYRELVDDLGVAQPTTGDLSPWADAGVMLLNRCLTVTPGAAASHRGRGWEPVTDQAIRVLAARAEAGAPLSAILWGRDAQSLKPELRPVPWVESAHPSPLSAHRGFFGSRPFSRVDRLLEEQGGTPVDWRLP
- a CDS encoding alpha/beta fold hydrolase, producing MPQVTANGISLNYDDTGGDGRPVVLIHGWPLSGASWSEQVPAFAEAGHRVITYDRRGFGDSDKPGSGHDYDTFAADLAGLLEALDLRDVALVGFSMGGGEIARYIGTFGEDRVRAAVFAAAVPPYLLKTDDNPEGGLAPEDVEGMQQGARDDREGFLDGFTTDFFSSGGELKVTEEQRQEALALEAKAEDRALVDCIAAFGTTDFRADLAKVTVPTLVIHGDGDATVPFEVSGERTARAVAGARLHVVQDGPHGFNVSHAEEFNREVLAFLA